Proteins encoded within one genomic window of Oryza brachyantha chromosome 7, ObraRS2, whole genome shotgun sequence:
- the LOC121054950 gene encoding ankyrin repeat domain-containing protein 13C-like, with amino-acid sequence MPVQDPSSPAAAAAATATATRPKRTSSAPIRPSDYTHSPAHHCVALRDGAGLAAVLQGLPSLAHPSRILSAADATREARLAASVSAALDRRDVPGGDTALHLAVRLRLPSLASALAAAGADPTLQNHAGWTPLQEALCLGCKDIAACLLRAHRLAAWAKLRRRAPALSAALRRVQDFYLEVDFHFESSVVPLLSRAAPSDTYRIWKRGAELRADTTLAGFDGLRIRRADHSFLFFGEEADAGGRHLPLGSLIVLHRGKREVHDAFAAAAAAGDEDSATSDAAAYRPGLNISSARLVPRTTWLRKEKTESVGEWKARVFDVHNVVFSFRTLKAANAGRKDFTFELAGDDDDEEEFLPLEIRDDDEDGEFLVADIPPPPSRRSCYVPGRRSVAGPPSHMGTPQRRRNSVDVPRRLPACASVGRGEDGVFGRHTTTGGAKWKEEETVKTLRPTVWLTEDFPLSVDEFLPLLDILASRVRAVRRLRELLTTKFPPGTFPVKVAIPVVPTVRVVITFTKFVPLLEPEEFFTPMSSPSLLASPGPGSIMHKPDTQKSSYLKWGLKNSRSKPVNLSQVADNTDPFTIPSDYTWVNLGSKSQDKKASKAKKGKNKET; translated from the exons ATGCCGGTCCAGGACCCTTCgtcccccgccgcggcggcggcggccacggcgacggcgacgcggccgaAGCggacgtcgtcggcgccgatcCGGCCGTCCGACTACACGCACAGCCCGGCGCACCATTGCGTCGCGCtgcgcgacggcgccgggcTGGCGGCCGTCCTCCAGGGGCTCCCGTCGCTCGCCCACCCGAGCCGCAttctctccgccgccgacgccacccGCGAGGCCCGCCTCGCGGCGTCGGTGTCCGCGGCGCTCGACCGCCGCGACGTGCCCGGCGGGGACACCGCGCTCCACCTCGCAGTGCGGCTCAGGCTCCCCTCGCTCGCgtcggcgctcgccgccgccggcgcggacCCCACGCTCCAGAACCACGCCGGGTGGACGCCGCTCCAGGAGGCGCTCTGCCTGGGCTGCAAGGACATCGCCGCGTGCCTCCTCCGCGcgcaccgcctcgccgcctgGGCCAAGCTCCGGCGCCGGGCGCCCGCGCTGTCCGCGGCGCTCCGCCGGGTCCAGGACTTCTACCTCGAGGTGGACTTCCACTTCGAGAGCTCCGTCGTGCCACTCctctcccgcgccgcgccctcgGACACCTACCGCATTTGGAAGCGTGGCGCCGAGCTGCGCGCGGACACCACGCTCGCCGGCTTCGATGGCCTCCGCATCCGCCGGGCCGACCATTCGTTCCTCTTcttcggcgaggaggccgacgccggcggccgccaccTCCCGCTGGGCTCGCTCATCGTGCTCCACCGCGGTAAGCGCGAGGTGCACGACGCGttcgcggcggctgcggccgccggcgacgaggactcAGCCACATCTGACGCGGCGGCATATCGGCCGGGGCTCAACATCTCCTCCGCGAGGCTCGTGCCGAGAACAACGTGGCTCAGGAAGGAGAAGACGGAGAGCGTCGGGGAGTGGAAGGCGCGGGTGTTCGACGTCCACAACGTTGTCTTCTCCTTCCGCACGCTCAAGGCGGCCAACGCCGGCCGTAAGGACTTCACCTTCGAgctcgccggagacgacgacgacgaggaggagttCCTTCCCCTGGAGATCCGGGACgatgacgaggacggcgagtTCCTGGTCGCCGACATCCCCCCGCCCCCATCGCGGCGCAGTTGCTACGTCCCCGGCCGGCGCAGCGTGGCGGGTCCTCCGTCGCACATGGGGACGCCGCAGAGGCGGCGGAACAGCGTGGACGTGCCGCGTCGGCTTCCGGCCTGCGCGTCCgtcggccgcggcgaggacggcgtgTTCGGCCGCCACACCACGACGGGTGGAGCCAAgtggaaggaggaggagacagTGAAGACGCTGCGGCCAACCGTCTGGCTCACCGAGGACTTCCCGCTTAGCGTCGACGAGTTCTTGCCGCTGCTGGACATCCTGGCGAGCCGGGTtcgcgccgtccgccgcctccgcgagcTGCTCACCACGAAGTTCCCGCCGGGGACCTTTCCGGTGAAG GTTGCCATTCCTGTTGTTCCAACGGTGAGAGTAGTGATCACTTTCACCAAGTTCGTCCCTCTCCTCGAGCCAGAGGAATTCTTCACGCCGATGTCGAGTCCCAGCCTCTTGGCAAGCCCAGGTCCAGGATCCATCATGCACAAACCTGACACTCAGAAGAGCTCCTATCTGAAATGGGGCTTGAAGAACTCCAGATCAAAGCCAGTGAATCTATCGCAGGTCGCGGACAACACCGACCCGTTCACGATCCCGAGCGACTACACCTGGGTAAACCTCGGGTCCAAGAGCCAGGACAAGAAAGCATCCAAGGCTAAGAAGGGGAAGAACAAAGAGACCTAG
- the LOC102701366 gene encoding autophagy-related protein 8A, with product MAKTSFKLEHPLERRQAESARIREKYSDRIPVIVEKADKTDVPEIDKKKYLVPADLTVGQFVYVVRKRIKLSPEKAIFVFVKNTLPPTASLMSAIYEENKDEDGFLYMTYSGENTFGCA from the exons AGAGGAGGCAAGCAGAATCTGCCAGGATCCGTGAGAAGTACTCGGACAGAATTCCA GTGATTGTTGAGAAGGCTGACAAGACTGATGTTCCAGAAATCGATAAGAAGAA GTACCTTGTCCCTGCTGATCTCACTGTTGGACAGTTTGTCTATGTGGTGCGGAAGAGGATTAAACTTAGCCCAGAAAAGGCCATCTTTGTCTTTGTGAAGAACACCTTGCCGCCAACTG CTTCTTTAATGTCCGCAATCTACGAAGAGAACAAGGATGAGGATGGCTTCCTCTACATGACTTACAGTGGCGAGAACACATTCGGCTGTGCCTAA